A window from Staphylococcus succinus encodes these proteins:
- the tilS gene encoding tRNA lysidine(34) synthetase TilS, with product MKVNTEGWSENNHVVLAVSTGIDSMTLLHQLISHLKHSYAKLTCLHVNHQIRSVASEEEAFIKAFCTTHDIPLYVHHLDLSSVVAKGNSIESEARHARYQWFDEMMLELNADVLLTAHHLDDQIETIFYRLMTGRSTRSSLGMSQHALRGHYSLYRPLLTIAKSEIHNYQKRYQIPYYEDETNAENHYVRNDIRNRILPEIEANQHLSTEQLLKLKDWHDEQLEVIRNEAYQFIDNSIEFCQQNTKILISRSQFLNLRHAVKMAVLDKIFEKVSLDRPITEKTYDEWFKQLAENIAQTTLYTTDKWIIHIAYDKFIIMANYEAKLQPTKINQQGIYNFGHYTIQVTKHVPLDCFPLVVRTRKDGDKFALNGRAGHKKVSRLFIDEKVIQSERDEMPIIVNAHNEIIAIGTLFLKQKYEQLIFIRNTGEEWNYER from the coding sequence TTGAAAGTTAACACTGAAGGATGGTCTGAAAATAATCACGTCGTATTAGCAGTTTCTACTGGTATTGACAGTATGACGCTGTTACATCAACTCATTTCACACTTAAAGCATTCATATGCGAAGTTAACTTGTTTGCATGTGAATCATCAGATACGTTCCGTTGCATCAGAAGAAGAAGCTTTTATTAAAGCATTTTGCACTACACACGACATACCATTATATGTTCATCATCTTGATTTATCTAGTGTGGTTGCAAAAGGAAACAGTATAGAGAGTGAAGCTAGACACGCACGATATCAATGGTTTGATGAGATGATGTTGGAGTTAAATGCAGATGTATTGCTCACTGCACATCATTTAGATGATCAAATCGAAACGATATTTTATAGACTCATGACTGGTCGTTCTACTAGAAGTAGTTTAGGTATGTCACAACATGCACTGAGAGGTCATTATAGTTTATACAGACCACTGTTAACCATCGCTAAAAGTGAAATCCATAATTATCAAAAACGATATCAAATCCCCTATTATGAAGATGAAACTAATGCTGAAAACCATTATGTTAGAAATGACATTCGCAATCGAATTTTACCCGAAATTGAAGCGAATCAACATCTCTCGACAGAACAATTACTAAAATTAAAGGACTGGCATGACGAACAATTAGAAGTTATTAGAAATGAAGCATATCAATTTATTGATAATTCAATAGAGTTTTGTCAACAGAATACTAAAATTTTGATTTCGAGGAGTCAATTTTTGAATTTACGTCATGCTGTGAAGATGGCGGTATTAGATAAAATCTTTGAAAAAGTGTCGCTCGATAGACCAATCACTGAAAAAACATATGATGAATGGTTCAAACAACTGGCTGAAAATATAGCACAAACTACATTATATACAACAGATAAATGGATAATTCATATAGCTTATGATAAATTTATCATAATGGCAAATTATGAAGCAAAGCTTCAACCAACAAAGATCAATCAGCAAGGGATTTACAATTTTGGTCACTATACTATCCAAGTGACTAAACATGTTCCTTTAGATTGTTTTCCACTTGTAGTGCGAACAAGAAAAGATGGAGACAAATTTGCACTCAATGGCAGGGCCGGACACAAGAAAGTGAGCCGATTGTTTATTGATGAAAAGGTGATACAATCTGAACGTGATGAAATGCCTATTATTGTAAATGCACATAATGAAATCATTGCTATTGGAACGTTGTTTTTAAAGCAAAAATATGAGCAATTAATTTTTATAAGAAATACGGGAGAGGAATGGAATTATGAGAGATGA
- the folK gene encoding 2-amino-4-hydroxy-6-hydroxymethyldihydropteridine diphosphokinase — MIYAYLGLGSNIGDREVQLEEAIRILDTYEGVQVTQKSPIYETEPVGYVDQPQFLNQCVEIQTNLKPHDLLQVCLNTEQQLYRVRDIRWGPRTLDVDILLYGNQIIEEEDLIVPHPRMLERAFVLIPLNDIAADVIEPHSNNKIGNIVMTDNSVRKYKG; from the coding sequence ATGATATACGCATATTTAGGATTAGGAAGTAACATTGGAGATAGAGAGGTACAACTTGAAGAAGCTATTCGTATTTTAGATACTTATGAAGGTGTTCAAGTTACACAAAAATCACCAATTTATGAAACAGAGCCAGTAGGTTATGTGGATCAGCCACAATTTTTAAATCAATGTGTTGAGATTCAAACCAATTTAAAACCACACGACTTATTACAAGTATGTCTCAATACTGAACAGCAATTATATCGTGTGAGAGACATACGGTGGGGACCAAGGACTTTAGATGTTGATATTCTATTATATGGTAATCAGATTATTGAAGAAGAAGATTTAATTGTGCCGCACCCACGTATGTTGGAACGTGCATTTGTATTAATTCCTTTAAATGATATAGCAGCAGATGTTATTGAACCTCATTCTAATAATAAAATTGGAAATATAGTGATGACAGATAATTCAGTAAGGAAGTATAAAGGTTGA
- the cysK gene encoding cysteine synthase A — translation MTSKPVDNIVKVIGNTPVVKLNNVVGEDAADVYVKLEYQNPGGSVKDRIALAMIEEAEQAGKIKPGDTIVEPTSGNTGIGLAFVCAAKGYKAVFTMPETMSQERRNLLKAYGAEVVLTPGSEAMKGAIKKAKELKEEFGYYEPQQFENPANPRVHELTTGPELVEQFDGQTIDAFLAGVGTGGTLSGAGKVLKEKYPDINLVAIEPEDSPVLSGGEPGPHKLQGLGAGFIPDTLNTNIYDEIIKVGNETAMDMSRKVAKEEGILGGISSGAAIYAAIEKAKSLGKGKTVVTVLPSNGERYLSTPLYSFED, via the coding sequence ATGACAAGTAAACCAGTAGATAATATCGTGAAAGTAATCGGTAATACACCGGTAGTTAAGTTAAACAACGTTGTGGGAGAAGATGCTGCAGACGTATATGTAAAACTTGAATATCAAAATCCAGGCGGTTCTGTAAAAGATCGTATCGCTTTAGCAATGATTGAAGAAGCTGAACAAGCAGGTAAGATTAAACCAGGTGATACGATTGTTGAACCTACAAGTGGTAACACAGGTATCGGTCTTGCTTTTGTATGTGCGGCTAAAGGATACAAAGCTGTATTCACTATGCCTGAAACGATGAGTCAAGAACGCCGTAACTTATTAAAAGCATATGGCGCTGAAGTTGTGTTAACGCCTGGCTCGGAAGCGATGAAAGGTGCTATCAAAAAAGCTAAAGAACTAAAAGAAGAATTTGGTTACTATGAACCACAACAATTCGAAAATCCTGCTAATCCTCGTGTACACGAATTAACAACAGGTCCTGAATTAGTGGAACAATTTGATGGCCAAACAATTGATGCATTCTTAGCTGGTGTAGGTACTGGTGGAACATTAAGTGGCGCTGGAAAAGTTTTAAAAGAAAAATATCCAGATATTAATCTTGTAGCAATTGAACCTGAAGATTCACCTGTTTTAAGTGGTGGAGAACCAGGTCCGCATAAATTACAAGGTTTAGGTGCAGGGTTTATTCCAGACACATTAAATACAAATATTTATGACGAAATTATCAAAGTAGGTAATGAAACTGCTATGGATATGTCACGTAAAGTAGCTAAAGAAGAAGGTATCTTAGGTGGTATTTCTTCAGGAGCGGCAATTTATGCGGCGATTGAAAAAGCCAAATCACTTGGTAAAGGTAAAACAGTTGTTACTGTATTACCAAGTAATGGTGAACGTTATCTTTCAACTCCATTATACTCTTTCGAAGACTAA
- the hslO gene encoding Hsp33 family molecular chaperone HslO — protein sequence MTNDYIVKALAFGGQIRAYSAWTTDSVQEAQTKHYTWPTASAALGRTMTATVMMGAMLNDNQKLTVTVDGHGPIGKIIADADAQGNIRGYVTHPQTHFPLNDMGKLDVSRAVGNGGSLTVVKDVGMKDYFSGSSELVSGELGDDFTYYFAKSEQVPSSVGLGVLVNPDNTIKAAGGFIIQVMPGAGEETISKLEDAINNMKPVSKLIEQGLSPEEILFEILGEENVQILDELSSKFECNCGHEKFLNAIKGLGEAEIQSMIDEDKGAEAECHFCRTKYQFSENELQELLEKLK from the coding sequence ATGACGAATGATTATATAGTTAAAGCATTAGCATTTGGAGGGCAAATTCGTGCTTATAGCGCATGGACAACAGACAGTGTTCAAGAAGCACAAACAAAACATTATACCTGGCCAACTGCCTCAGCTGCACTAGGACGTACGATGACAGCAACGGTTATGATGGGTGCTATGTTAAATGACAACCAAAAACTTACGGTAACGGTTGATGGGCATGGACCTATCGGAAAGATTATTGCTGACGCAGATGCACAAGGCAATATCAGGGGTTATGTGACACATCCTCAAACCCACTTCCCATTAAATGATATGGGCAAATTAGACGTAAGTCGTGCTGTAGGCAACGGTGGATCATTGACTGTAGTTAAAGATGTAGGTATGAAAGACTATTTTTCTGGTTCTAGTGAATTGGTATCGGGTGAATTAGGTGATGACTTCACTTATTATTTCGCTAAAAGTGAACAAGTGCCATCCTCAGTTGGTTTAGGTGTACTTGTGAATCCAGATAATACAATTAAAGCTGCAGGTGGGTTTATCATACAAGTGATGCCAGGAGCAGGGGAAGAAACAATTAGCAAATTGGAAGATGCAATTAATAACATGAAGCCAGTTTCAAAATTAATTGAACAAGGTTTATCTCCAGAAGAAATTCTTTTTGAAATTTTGGGAGAAGAAAATGTACAAATTTTAGATGAATTATCTTCAAAATTCGAGTGTAACTGTGGACATGAAAAATTCTTGAACGCAATTAAAGGATTGGGAGAAGCTGAAATTCAAAGTATGATTGATGAAGATAAAGGTGCTGAAGCAGAATGTCACTTCTGTAGAACGAAATATCAATTTTCTGAAAATGAACTACAGGAATTATTAGAAAAATTAAAGTAA
- the lysS gene encoding lysine--tRNA ligase yields MSEEMNDQMQVRRQKLQELYDLGIDPFGQKFERTSTAVLLHEDWDQFTKEELHEKEEESHVSIAGRLMTKRGKGKAGFAHVQDLSGQIQIYVRKDQVGDEQFELWNASDLGDIVGIEGVMFKTNTGELSVKAKSFTLLTKSLRPLPDKFHGLQDIEQRYRQRYLDLITNQDSTQTFINRSKILQEMRSYLNEAGFLEVETPMMHQIAGGAAARPFVTHHNALDATLYMRIAIELHLKRLIVGGLEKVYEIGRVFRNEGVSTRHNPEFTMIELYEAYADYHDIMDLTENMIRHISEKVLGSAKVSYGEETIDLESDWKRIHMADAVKEATGVDFFEVQSDEEAKTLAKEHGIEITSTMKYGHILNEFFEQKVEETLIQPTFVYGHPIEISPLAKKNPEDPRFTDRFELFIVGREHGNAFTELNDPIDQKERFEAQLVEKEQGNDEAHEMDEDFIEALEYGMPPTGGLGIGIDRLVMLLTDSASIRDVLLFPYMRQK; encoded by the coding sequence ATGTCAGAAGAAATGAATGACCAAATGCAAGTCCGCCGTCAAAAATTACAAGAATTATACGATTTAGGAATCGATCCATTTGGACAAAAGTTTGAACGTACCTCAACTGCAGTATTATTACATGAGGACTGGGATCAATTTACAAAAGAAGAATTACATGAGAAAGAAGAAGAAAGTCATGTAAGTATAGCAGGTCGTTTAATGACTAAGCGTGGTAAAGGTAAAGCTGGGTTTGCACATGTTCAAGATTTATCTGGTCAAATTCAAATATATGTGAGAAAAGATCAAGTAGGCGATGAGCAATTTGAATTGTGGAATGCTTCTGATCTTGGGGACATCGTTGGTATAGAAGGCGTAATGTTCAAAACGAATACAGGTGAATTATCTGTTAAAGCTAAATCATTTACATTGTTAACTAAATCCTTACGTCCGTTACCAGATAAATTCCATGGTTTGCAAGATATTGAACAGCGTTATCGCCAACGTTACCTTGATTTAATCACAAACCAAGATAGTACGCAGACATTTATTAATCGTAGTAAAATATTACAGGAAATGAGAAGTTACTTAAATGAAGCGGGATTCTTAGAAGTAGAAACACCAATGATGCACCAAATTGCTGGTGGAGCTGCTGCTCGTCCATTTGTTACACATCATAACGCACTTGATGCTACATTATATATGCGTATTGCGATTGAATTACATCTTAAACGTTTAATAGTTGGTGGATTAGAAAAAGTCTATGAAATTGGACGTGTATTTAGAAATGAAGGTGTATCAACAAGACATAATCCTGAATTTACTATGATTGAATTATATGAAGCTTATGCTGATTACCATGATATTATGGATTTAACTGAGAATATGATTAGACATATATCTGAAAAAGTACTTGGTTCTGCCAAAGTAAGTTATGGAGAAGAAACAATAGACTTAGAATCCGATTGGAAACGAATCCACATGGCTGATGCTGTTAAAGAAGCTACAGGTGTAGACTTCTTTGAGGTACAAAGCGATGAAGAAGCTAAAACGTTAGCTAAAGAACATGGTATAGAAATAACTAGTACCATGAAATATGGTCATATATTAAATGAATTCTTTGAACAAAAAGTTGAAGAAACATTAATTCAACCGACATTTGTTTATGGACATCCAATTGAAATATCACCATTAGCTAAGAAAAACCCAGAGGACCCTAGATTCACTGATCGTTTCGAATTATTTATTGTAGGCAGAGAACATGGTAATGCCTTTACTGAATTAAATGACCCGATTGATCAAAAAGAAAGATTTGAAGCTCAATTAGTAGAAAAAGAACAGGGCAATGATGAAGCACACGAAATGGACGAAGACTTTATTGAAGCTTTAGAATATGGAATGCCGCCAACAGGTGGTTTAGGTATCGGAATCGATAGATTAGTAATGTTACTTACTGATTCAGCTTCTATACGCGATGTATTACTTTTCCCTTATATGAGACAAAAATAG
- the folB gene encoding dihydroneopterin aldolase produces MSDTIFLNGMRFYCYHGALKAENEIGQIFIVDITMKVELHTAGHSDDVTDTVHYGEVFNDVKDIMEGPPVNLLEHLAERIAKRINSHYNRVMETKVRITKENPPIPGHYDGVGVEIVRENR; encoded by the coding sequence ATGAGCGACACGATTTTTCTTAATGGTATGAGATTTTACTGTTATCATGGTGCCCTTAAAGCTGAAAACGAAATCGGGCAAATTTTTATTGTAGATATAACTATGAAAGTAGAATTGCATACTGCAGGCCATTCTGATGATGTAACAGATACAGTACATTATGGAGAAGTCTTTAATGATGTAAAAGATATTATGGAGGGGCCTCCTGTAAATTTATTAGAGCATCTAGCTGAACGTATTGCAAAACGTATAAATTCACACTATAATCGTGTAATGGAAACGAAAGTTAGAATCACTAAAGAAAATCCGCCTATACCAGGTCATTATGATGGTGTTGGGGTTGAAATAGTGAGGGAGAATCGATAA
- the hpt gene encoding hypoxanthine phosphoribosyltransferase: protein MRDDLKEVLLSEEDIEQICKDLGAEITASYSGKPLVCIGILKGSVMFMADLIKHIDTHLAIDFMDVSSYHGGTESTGEVQILKDLSSSIENKDVLIIEDILETGTTLKSITKLLESRGVNSLEIVTLLDKPNRRKANIEAKYVGKKIPDEFVVGYGLDYAENYRNLPYIGTLKPEIYSN from the coding sequence ATGAGAGATGATTTAAAAGAAGTGTTATTATCAGAAGAAGATATTGAACAAATTTGTAAGGATTTAGGTGCTGAAATTACAGCGTCGTATAGTGGAAAGCCGTTAGTTTGTATTGGGATTTTAAAAGGTTCTGTAATGTTTATGGCAGATTTAATTAAACATATTGATACGCATTTAGCTATAGATTTCATGGATGTTTCAAGTTATCACGGTGGGACTGAATCAACAGGAGAAGTTCAAATTTTAAAAGATTTAAGTTCATCTATTGAAAATAAAGATGTATTAATAATTGAAGATATCTTGGAAACAGGTACTACTTTGAAGTCGATTACTAAATTACTTGAATCTCGTGGCGTAAATTCACTTGAAATTGTTACGCTACTTGATAAACCTAATCGTCGTAAAGCTAATATCGAAGCTAAATACGTAGGCAAAAAAATTCCAGACGAATTTGTAGTTGGTTATGGTTTAGATTACGCTGAAAATTATAGAAATTTACCTTATATTGGCACATTGAAACCAGAAATCTATTCAAACTAA
- a CDS encoding S1 domain-containing RNA-binding protein, with product MSIEIGNKLKGKVTGIKKFGAFVELPEGKSGLVHISEVADNYVENVEDHLSVGDEVEVKVLSIADDGKISLSIKKAKDRPRKPQSKPSHKPPQPKGEDFEKKLTNFLKDSEDKLTSIKRQTESRRGGKGAKR from the coding sequence ATGTCAATCGAAATAGGAAACAAGCTTAAAGGTAAAGTCACAGGAATCAAAAAGTTTGGCGCTTTTGTCGAACTTCCTGAAGGAAAAAGTGGCTTAGTTCACATAAGTGAAGTTGCAGATAATTACGTAGAAAACGTAGAAGACCACTTATCTGTTGGTGATGAAGTAGAAGTTAAAGTGCTTTCAATTGCTGATGATGGAAAAATTAGTTTATCAATTAAGAAAGCAAAAGATCGTCCACGTAAACCTCAAAGTAAACCGAGCCACAAACCACCTCAACCAAAAGGTGAAGATTTTGAAAAGAAATTAACAAATTTCTTGAAAGATAGTGAAGATAAATTAACTTCTATTAAACGTCAAACAGAATCTAGACGTGGTGGAAAAGGCGCTAAACGCTAA
- the ftsH gene encoding ATP-dependent zinc metalloprotease FtsH, with the protein MQKAFRNVLVIAIIGVIIFGLFSWLNGNGNMPKQLTYNQFVKQLDKGDLKSLEIQPEQNVYMVSGKTKKGEDYSSTILYNNDKELEKITDKAQSQDGLNFTVKEEEKQSVFVSILTTLIPVLIIALLFIFFLSQAQGGGGGGGRMMNFGKSKAKMYDSQKKRVRFSDVAGADEEKQELIEIVDFLKDNKQFKQMGSRIPKGVLLVGPPGTGKTLLARAVAGEAGTPFFSISGSDFVEMFVGVGASRVRDLFENAKKNAPCIIFIDEIDAVGRQRGAGVGGGHDEREQTLNQLLVEMDGFGENEGIIMIAATNRPDILDPALLRPGRFDRQIQVGRPDVKGREAILHVHSKNKPLDETVDLKAVSQRTPGFSGADLENLLNEASLVAVREGKKKIDMRDIEEATDRVIAGPAKKSRVISEKERNIVAHHEAGHTIIGMVLDEAEIVHKVTIVPRGQAGGYAMMLPKQDRFLMTEPELLDKICGLLGGRVSEDINFNEVSTGASNDFERATQIARQMVTEYGMSKKLGPIQFASSSNGQVFLGKDMQGDPEYSGQIAYEIDKEVQRIIKEQYERCKNILTEHKSQLILIAESLLTEETLVAEQIHSLFYDGVLPEVDYDGAEVVQNKDDNFEEGKYGKSYEDVRQEQSNKDRQEGREDSQDEDKQGNDTEQTGHEQPPNIDKPSDPSNPNDPSNRN; encoded by the coding sequence ATGCAGAAGGCCTTTCGTAATGTGCTAGTTATCGCAATCATTGGCGTTATTATCTTTGGTTTGTTTTCGTGGCTCAACGGAAATGGGAATATGCCAAAGCAACTTACATATAACCAATTTGTGAAGCAATTAGATAAAGGTGATTTAAAATCACTTGAAATCCAACCTGAACAAAATGTGTATATGGTAAGTGGAAAAACGAAAAAAGGTGAAGATTATTCTTCAACAATTTTATATAACAACGATAAAGAGCTCGAAAAAATAACGGATAAAGCACAAAGTCAAGATGGATTGAATTTTACAGTTAAAGAAGAAGAAAAACAAAGTGTGTTCGTTAGTATTTTAACAACATTAATTCCAGTATTAATTATTGCTCTATTATTTATATTCTTCCTTAGCCAAGCTCAAGGTGGCGGCGGCGGTGGCGGTCGTATGATGAACTTTGGTAAATCCAAAGCAAAAATGTACGACAGTCAGAAAAAACGTGTACGCTTCTCAGATGTAGCTGGTGCAGATGAAGAAAAACAAGAATTAATTGAAATAGTAGATTTCTTAAAAGACAATAAGCAATTTAAACAAATGGGATCAAGAATTCCAAAAGGTGTGCTATTAGTTGGCCCTCCAGGTACAGGGAAAACGTTATTAGCACGTGCGGTTGCTGGTGAAGCAGGTACACCTTTCTTCTCAATCAGTGGTTCAGACTTTGTTGAGATGTTTGTTGGTGTCGGTGCAAGTCGTGTACGTGACTTGTTCGAAAACGCTAAGAAAAATGCACCATGTATCATCTTTATAGATGAAATTGATGCAGTTGGTCGTCAACGTGGCGCTGGTGTTGGTGGCGGTCATGATGAACGTGAGCAAACGTTAAACCAATTACTTGTTGAAATGGATGGATTTGGTGAAAATGAAGGTATCATTATGATAGCTGCTACTAACCGTCCTGATATTTTAGACCCAGCTTTATTACGTCCGGGTCGTTTCGATAGACAAATCCAAGTAGGTCGTCCAGATGTAAAAGGGCGTGAAGCTATTCTTCATGTTCATTCTAAGAACAAACCACTTGACGAAACAGTTGACTTAAAAGCTGTTTCTCAAAGAACACCTGGTTTCTCTGGTGCCGATTTAGAAAATCTTCTTAACGAAGCATCATTAGTAGCTGTTCGTGAAGGTAAGAAGAAAATCGACATGCGTGATATAGAAGAAGCGACAGATAGAGTAATTGCAGGTCCAGCTAAAAAATCACGTGTTATTTCAGAAAAAGAACGTAATATTGTGGCACATCATGAAGCTGGTCATACGATTATCGGTATGGTACTTGATGAAGCAGAAATTGTGCATAAAGTTACAATCGTGCCACGTGGACAAGCTGGCGGTTATGCTATGATGTTACCAAAACAAGATCGCTTCTTAATGACTGAACCAGAATTATTAGATAAAATTTGTGGTCTGCTTGGTGGACGTGTTTCTGAAGATATTAACTTTAATGAAGTATCAACAGGCGCATCTAACGACTTTGAACGTGCAACACAAATTGCACGTCAGATGGTTACAGAATATGGTATGAGTAAAAAACTTGGCCCAATTCAATTTGCCAGCAGTAGTAATGGACAAGTCTTCTTAGGTAAAGATATGCAAGGTGACCCAGAATATTCTGGTCAGATTGCATATGAAATTGATAAAGAAGTGCAACGTATTATTAAAGAACAATATGAGCGTTGTAAAAACATCCTTACAGAACATAAATCACAACTGATACTAATAGCTGAGTCATTATTGACAGAAGAAACATTAGTAGCTGAACAAATCCATTCATTATTCTATGATGGCGTATTACCAGAAGTTGATTACGATGGCGCAGAAGTCGTGCAAAACAAAGATGATAACTTCGAAGAAGGAAAATACGGTAAATCTTATGAAGATGTTCGTCAAGAACAATCAAATAAAGATAGACAAGAAGGTCGTGAAGATTCACAAGATGAAGATAAACAGGGCAATGACACTGAACAAACTGGTCATGAACAACCGCCTAATATCGATAAACCAAGTGATCCAAGCAACCCAAATGATCCAAGTAATAGAAATTAA
- a CDS encoding RNA-binding S4 domain-containing protein: MRLDKYLKVSRLVKRRTLAKEISDQGRVTVNGSVAKAGTDVKVTDELTIRFGQKIVTINVTGLSEHATKENAKGMYELVKEEKVSEN, encoded by the coding sequence ATGAGATTAGATAAATACCTCAAAGTATCGAGATTAGTGAAACGTCGCACATTAGCTAAAGAAATCAGTGATCAAGGGCGTGTGACTGTAAATGGTTCGGTTGCAAAAGCGGGAACAGACGTCAAAGTGACTGATGAACTTACAATTAGATTTGGACAGAAAATTGTAACTATAAACGTAACTGGATTAAGTGAACATGCAACGAAAGAAAATGCGAAAGGCATGTACGAATTAGTTAAAGAAGAAAAAGTTAGTGAAAATTAA
- a CDS encoding FtsB family cell division protein, producing the protein MSKKVENIGNTFTSAENKKKQKQRMRRRVVRKRITLFGGILLAIIIILSIMLVTQKQSNSEDAVERQHKEEKYQKQQDEELALKEQLNNLNDKSYIEKVARDDYYLSNDGEVVFKLPEDKSKAESKSAKQDK; encoded by the coding sequence ATGAGTAAAAAAGTAGAAAACATAGGGAATACGTTTACTTCTGCCGAGAATAAAAAGAAACAAAAGCAGAGAATGAGAAGACGTGTTGTACGTAAACGTATCACGTTATTTGGTGGTATTTTACTAGCTATTATTATCATTTTATCCATAATGCTTGTCACTCAAAAGCAAAGTAATAGTGAAGATGCAGTCGAGCGTCAACACAAAGAAGAAAAATATCAAAAACAACAAGATGAAGAACTTGCGTTAAAAGAACAATTGAACAACCTTAATGATAAGAGTTATATAGAAAAAGTTGCTCGAGATGATTACTATTTAAGTAATGATGGAGAAGTAGTTTTTAAACTACCAGAGGATAAGTCGAAAGCAGAATCCAAATCTGCCAAACAAGATAAATAA
- the folP gene encoding dihydropteroate synthase, whose amino-acid sequence MAHTKIMGILNITPDSFSDGGKYNTVESAVKRAKSMVNEGVDIIDIGGISTRPGYAEISVEEEMNRVIPVVKALKDLDITLSVDTYRSEVAEAALKLGAKMINDQWAGLYDERIFDVVAEYEAEIVLMHNGNGERSEPVVDEMLVYLLKQANIAEMKGIPKDKVWIDPGIGFAKTRDEEKEVMARLDELVATEYPVLLATSRKRFIKEMINAETTPIERDEATAATTAYGIMKGIKAVRVHNVALNVRLGQSMDYLKENDNERHDFS is encoded by the coding sequence ATGGCGCACACAAAAATTATGGGGATATTAAATATAACTCCGGACTCCTTCTCAGATGGTGGTAAATATAATACTGTGGAAAGTGCTGTTAAGAGAGCGAAATCAATGGTTAATGAAGGCGTTGATATTATTGACATCGGTGGTATATCCACACGTCCTGGTTATGCTGAAATTAGTGTGGAGGAAGAAATGAATCGAGTTATTCCTGTTGTTAAAGCATTGAAAGATCTTGATATCACGCTATCAGTTGATACATATAGAAGTGAAGTAGCTGAAGCTGCATTGAAGCTTGGGGCTAAGATGATTAATGATCAATGGGCAGGGCTATATGATGAACGTATTTTTGATGTCGTTGCCGAGTATGAAGCTGAAATTGTCTTAATGCATAATGGAAATGGTGAAAGGTCAGAACCTGTAGTGGATGAGATGTTAGTTTACTTATTAAAACAAGCTAATATAGCTGAGATGAAGGGAATACCTAAGGACAAAGTGTGGATTGATCCTGGTATTGGCTTTGCTAAGACACGCGATGAAGAGAAGGAAGTTATGGCGCGATTAGATGAACTTGTTGCCACGGAATATCCTGTACTATTAGCGACGAGTAGAAAAAGGTTTATTAAAGAAATGATAAATGCAGAAACAACACCTATTGAAAGAGACGAAGCAACTGCTGCAACTACGGCATATGGTATAATGAAAGGCATAAAAGCGGTCAGAGTACACAATGTCGCGTTAAATGTTCGTTTAGGACAAAGTATGGATTATTTAAAGGAGAATGATAATGAGCGACACGATTTTTCTTAA